One region of Labrus mixtus chromosome 1, fLabMix1.1, whole genome shotgun sequence genomic DNA includes:
- the ddx21 gene encoding nucleolar RNA helicase 2 isoform X1, whose protein sequence is MPSKIIFETEDLAMDEDVDTVAEAKPLKVSGNDSGKKLKKKQLEEQLEQEEQENPDCEPPAPKKKKKKDKLAADQINGHSEEATDMNGNINGVETPKKKTKKNAEVDTEKKQKKQKKATAEEATNGHSTPNTPVETPIQTPSPSSEDSATDSEKEPELTPEQKEGAFSNFSISQFTIDKLKARGVSYLFDIQVKTFNPVYDGEDVIAQARTGTGKTFSFAIPLVEKLQKDTVALVRGRAPKVLVLTPTRELAIQVAKDFKDITRRLSLTCFYGGSSYNPQIDAIRNGIDILVGTPGRIKDHLQNSKLDLSKLKHVVLDEVDQMLDMGFAEQVEEILATSYSKDSDSNPQTLLFSATCPPWVYEVAKKYMRPECKHVDLIGKRTQKAATTVEHLAIACHWSQRAAVIGDVIKVYSGSHGRTIVFCETKKEANELSMNASITQSSQSLHGDIPQKQRETTLKGFRNGAFEVLVATNVAARGLDIPEVDLVVQCSPPKDVESYIHRSGRTGRAGRTGVCICFYQRKEEDQLRHVENKAGITFRRVGVPTANDIIKSSSKDAVKFLDSVPVTAISYFRASAEKLIEERGAVEALAAALAHISGATSLEQRSLLNSDAGFTTMQMVCSQEMHNLGYAWRTIKEQLGEQFENHIHRMTFLKGKTGVCFDVPADKVQEIQDSWKDGRRWQVTIAEELPELEEKQFANRSERGSGSGNRGGGFRGGRGRNFGGGGGRGNGFRNGGGGGGGGGFGNKRGGHKRSFGQAFDY, encoded by the exons ATGCCATCAAAAATCATCTTTGAGACTGAAGATCTAGCTATGGATGAAGATGTGGACACTGTGGCAGAGGCTAAACCCCTAAAGGTGAGTGGAAATGACAGT GGCAAGAagctgaagaagaagcagctggAGGAACAGTTGgaacaggaggagcaggagaaccCAGACTGTGAGCCTCCAGCTcctaagaagaaaaagaaaaaagacaagctGGCTGCGGACCAAATAAATGGCCACTCAGAAGAGGCCACAGACATGAATGGCAACATTAACGGTGTGGAAActccaaagaagaaaacaaagaagaatgcAGAAGTAGACACTGAG aaaaaacagaagaagcaaAAGAAAGCAACGGCAGAGGAAGCAACCAACGGACATTCCACCCCAAACACCCCTGTTGAGACGCCCATCCAGACACCGTCTCCGTCCAGTGAAGACTCAGCTACTGACAGTGAAAAAGAACCG GAGCTGACACCAGAGCAGAAGGAAGGGGCGTTCTCCAACTTCAGTATCTCACAGTTCACCATCGATAAGCTCAAAG CTCGAGGAGTCTCTTATCTGTTTGACATTCAGGTGAAGACCTTCAACCCTGTGTATGATGGAGAAGATGTGATTGCCCAAGCCCGAACTGGTACAGGAAAGACCTTTTCCTTTGCCATCCCATTGGTGGAGAAGCTCCAGAAGGACACAGTGGCACTCGTCAGAGGCCGAGCACCCAAG GTCCTGGTGTTGACTCCAACCAGAGAGTTGGCCATCCAGGTCGCTAAAGACTTCAAAGACATCACCAGGAGACTTTCTCTGACCTGTTTCTACGGAGGCAGCTCATACAACCCCCAAA TTGATGCCATCCGTAATGGTATCGACATTTTGGTTGGAACCCCCGGTCGCATCAAAGACCACCTCCAAAATAGTAAACTGGACCTCTCTAAACTGAAGCATGTGGTTCTGGATGAAGTGGATCAAATGTTGGACATGGGATTTGCAGAACAGGTTGAAGAGATTTTGGCTACATCATATAGCAAAG ACTCCGACTCCAACCCACAGACCCTGCTGTTTTCCGCCACCTGCCCCCCCTGGGTCTACGAGGTGGCCAAGAAGTACATGAGACCAGAATGCAAACACGTTGACCTGATCGGCAAGAGAACACAGAAAGCTGCAACAACTGTAGAA CACCTGGCCATAGCATGCCACTGGTCACAGCGTGCAGCCGTGATTGGTGACGTTATCAAGGTTTACAGCGGCAGCCACGGCAGAACCATCGTATTCTGTGAGACGAAGAAAGAAGCCAATGAACTGTCCATGAATGCATCCatcacacag aGTTCGCAGTCCCTGCATGGTGACATTcctcagaaacagagagagacgacCCTGAAGGGATTCAGAAATGGGGCTTTTGAGGTTCTGGTGGCCACAAATGTTGCAGCCCGTGGATTAGACATCCCTGAAGTCGACCTGGTGGTCCAATGTTCTCCACCGAAG GATGTGGAGTCGTACATCCATCGTTCAGGACGTACTGGCCGAGCAGGCAGGACTGGAGTCTGCATCTGTTTCTaccagaggaaagaggaggaccAGCTGCGCCACGTAGAAAACAAAGCA GGTATCACATTCAGACGGGTCGGCGTTCCCACTgccaatgacatcatcaagtcATCGAGCAAGGATGCAGTCAA GTTTCTAGACTCCGTTCCGGTCACAGCTATCAGTTACTTCAGAGCATCGGCTGAGAAGCTGATCGAAGAAAGAGGAGCTGTGGAAGCACTGGCTGCTGCCCTGGCTCATATTTCTGGAGCAACGAGCCtggagcagaggtcactgctcaACTCAGATGCT GGTTTCACTACTATGCAGATGGTCTGCTCCCAGGAAATGCATAATCTTGGTTATGCTTGGAGGACGATCAAAGAACAGCTTGGAGAACAGTTTGAGAACCACATTCACAGAATGACCTTTCTCAAAGGAAAAACG GGAGTTTGTTTTGATGTCCCAGCTGACAAAGTCCAGGAGATTCAG GATTCCTGGAAGGACGGCCGCCGTTGGCAGGTGACCATAGCTGAAGAGCTCCCCGAGCTGGAAGAAAAGCAGTTCGCTAACCGTAGTGAAAGAGGCTCTGGCAGCGGAAATAGAGGAGGAGGCTTTAGAGGAGGAAGGGGCCGCAACTTCGGGGGAGGCGGTGGACGTGGTAACGGCTTCAGGAACGGCGGCGGCggtggtggcggcggcggcTTTGGCAACAAAAGAGGAGGACACAAACGCAGCTTCGGCCAGGCTTTTGATTATTAA
- the ddx21 gene encoding nucleolar RNA helicase 2 isoform X2, with protein MKTKEGKKLKKKQLEEQLEQEEQENPDCEPPAPKKKKKKDKLAADQINGHSEEATDMNGNINGVETPKKKTKKNAEVDTEKKQKKQKKATAEEATNGHSTPNTPVETPIQTPSPSSEDSATDSEKEPELTPEQKEGAFSNFSISQFTIDKLKARGVSYLFDIQVKTFNPVYDGEDVIAQARTGTGKTFSFAIPLVEKLQKDTVALVRGRAPKVLVLTPTRELAIQVAKDFKDITRRLSLTCFYGGSSYNPQIDAIRNGIDILVGTPGRIKDHLQNSKLDLSKLKHVVLDEVDQMLDMGFAEQVEEILATSYSKDSDSNPQTLLFSATCPPWVYEVAKKYMRPECKHVDLIGKRTQKAATTVEHLAIACHWSQRAAVIGDVIKVYSGSHGRTIVFCETKKEANELSMNASITQSSQSLHGDIPQKQRETTLKGFRNGAFEVLVATNVAARGLDIPEVDLVVQCSPPKDVESYIHRSGRTGRAGRTGVCICFYQRKEEDQLRHVENKAGITFRRVGVPTANDIIKSSSKDAVKFLDSVPVTAISYFRASAEKLIEERGAVEALAAALAHISGATSLEQRSLLNSDAGFTTMQMVCSQEMHNLGYAWRTIKEQLGEQFENHIHRMTFLKGKTGVCFDVPADKVQEIQDSWKDGRRWQVTIAEELPELEEKQFANRSERGSGSGNRGGGFRGGRGRNFGGGGGRGNGFRNGGGGGGGGGFGNKRGGHKRSFGQAFDY; from the exons ATGAAGACCAAGGAGGGCAAGAagctgaagaagaagcagctggAGGAACAGTTGgaacaggaggagcaggagaaccCAGACTGTGAGCCTCCAGCTcctaagaagaaaaagaaaaaagacaagctGGCTGCGGACCAAATAAATGGCCACTCAGAAGAGGCCACAGACATGAATGGCAACATTAACGGTGTGGAAActccaaagaagaaaacaaagaagaatgcAGAAGTAGACACTGAG aaaaaacagaagaagcaaAAGAAAGCAACGGCAGAGGAAGCAACCAACGGACATTCCACCCCAAACACCCCTGTTGAGACGCCCATCCAGACACCGTCTCCGTCCAGTGAAGACTCAGCTACTGACAGTGAAAAAGAACCG GAGCTGACACCAGAGCAGAAGGAAGGGGCGTTCTCCAACTTCAGTATCTCACAGTTCACCATCGATAAGCTCAAAG CTCGAGGAGTCTCTTATCTGTTTGACATTCAGGTGAAGACCTTCAACCCTGTGTATGATGGAGAAGATGTGATTGCCCAAGCCCGAACTGGTACAGGAAAGACCTTTTCCTTTGCCATCCCATTGGTGGAGAAGCTCCAGAAGGACACAGTGGCACTCGTCAGAGGCCGAGCACCCAAG GTCCTGGTGTTGACTCCAACCAGAGAGTTGGCCATCCAGGTCGCTAAAGACTTCAAAGACATCACCAGGAGACTTTCTCTGACCTGTTTCTACGGAGGCAGCTCATACAACCCCCAAA TTGATGCCATCCGTAATGGTATCGACATTTTGGTTGGAACCCCCGGTCGCATCAAAGACCACCTCCAAAATAGTAAACTGGACCTCTCTAAACTGAAGCATGTGGTTCTGGATGAAGTGGATCAAATGTTGGACATGGGATTTGCAGAACAGGTTGAAGAGATTTTGGCTACATCATATAGCAAAG ACTCCGACTCCAACCCACAGACCCTGCTGTTTTCCGCCACCTGCCCCCCCTGGGTCTACGAGGTGGCCAAGAAGTACATGAGACCAGAATGCAAACACGTTGACCTGATCGGCAAGAGAACACAGAAAGCTGCAACAACTGTAGAA CACCTGGCCATAGCATGCCACTGGTCACAGCGTGCAGCCGTGATTGGTGACGTTATCAAGGTTTACAGCGGCAGCCACGGCAGAACCATCGTATTCTGTGAGACGAAGAAAGAAGCCAATGAACTGTCCATGAATGCATCCatcacacag aGTTCGCAGTCCCTGCATGGTGACATTcctcagaaacagagagagacgacCCTGAAGGGATTCAGAAATGGGGCTTTTGAGGTTCTGGTGGCCACAAATGTTGCAGCCCGTGGATTAGACATCCCTGAAGTCGACCTGGTGGTCCAATGTTCTCCACCGAAG GATGTGGAGTCGTACATCCATCGTTCAGGACGTACTGGCCGAGCAGGCAGGACTGGAGTCTGCATCTGTTTCTaccagaggaaagaggaggaccAGCTGCGCCACGTAGAAAACAAAGCA GGTATCACATTCAGACGGGTCGGCGTTCCCACTgccaatgacatcatcaagtcATCGAGCAAGGATGCAGTCAA GTTTCTAGACTCCGTTCCGGTCACAGCTATCAGTTACTTCAGAGCATCGGCTGAGAAGCTGATCGAAGAAAGAGGAGCTGTGGAAGCACTGGCTGCTGCCCTGGCTCATATTTCTGGAGCAACGAGCCtggagcagaggtcactgctcaACTCAGATGCT GGTTTCACTACTATGCAGATGGTCTGCTCCCAGGAAATGCATAATCTTGGTTATGCTTGGAGGACGATCAAAGAACAGCTTGGAGAACAGTTTGAGAACCACATTCACAGAATGACCTTTCTCAAAGGAAAAACG GGAGTTTGTTTTGATGTCCCAGCTGACAAAGTCCAGGAGATTCAG GATTCCTGGAAGGACGGCCGCCGTTGGCAGGTGACCATAGCTGAAGAGCTCCCCGAGCTGGAAGAAAAGCAGTTCGCTAACCGTAGTGAAAGAGGCTCTGGCAGCGGAAATAGAGGAGGAGGCTTTAGAGGAGGAAGGGGCCGCAACTTCGGGGGAGGCGGTGGACGTGGTAACGGCTTCAGGAACGGCGGCGGCggtggtggcggcggcggcTTTGGCAACAAAAGAGGAGGACACAAACGCAGCTTCGGCCAGGCTTTTGATTATTAA
- the LOC132977460 gene encoding globoside alpha-1,3-N-acetylgalactosaminyltransferase 1-like, translating to MRHNISRTHVLIILPLLLTILGAAYIYSGDTISSFRFWGPCEDNPQLPLTDAMKDLKVKDCLENGSWRIRDLKMQTGLHYAQPSTHKGRTDVNSVTNWNAPLVWDGTFDPVVTDAIYKKMDPRVAVVVFAVGKYTRFLKGFLESGKKYFLVGFRVTYYIFTDNEQEVPKVELGSGQKISVITVPSAKRWQEVVLGRMKWATITIDKQIRNEADYLFMMDIDSVFYNPVGGESLSQLSAVLHRGYYKNTNRDAFPYERRPLSEAYIPAGEGDYYYTAAVWGGYLEEMYKLVKYCYMKSEEDKKNGIEAVWQEESHLNKYLLYNKPTKVLSPEYLWSDYDAVPADIRVKRISQLVKDYKEVRPNGGH from the exons ATGAGGCACAACATTTCCAGGACCCATGTTTTGATCATTTTACCACTTCTTCTCACTATTTTGGG AGCTGCATATATCTACTCAGGAGACACCATCTCCTCTTTCAG ATTTTGGGGGCCATGTGAGGATAACCCTCAACTGCCTTTAACAGATGCAATGAAGGATTTAAAGGTAAAAGACTGCCTGGAGAATGGTAGCTGGAGGATCAGAGACCTAAAAATGCAAACTGG ACTGCATTATGCCCAGCCAAGTACACATAAAGG ACGAACCGATGTGAACTCTGTGACGAACTGGAACGCTCCTCTGGTTTGGGATGGAACTTTTGATCCTGTGGTCACCGATGCAATCTATAAGAAAATGGACCCGAGAGTTGCTGtggttgtgtttgctgttgGAAA ATACACTCGTTTCCTGAAGGGCTTCCTGGAATCAGGCAAAAAGTACTTTCTTGTAGGCTTCAGGGTTACTTACTACATCTTCACCGACAACGAACAAGAAGTTCCCAAA GTTGAACTGGGTAGCGGTCAGAAGATCTCAGTTATCACGGTCCCCAGTGCCAAGCGCTGGCAAGAAGTAGTACTTGGCAGGATGAAATGGGCAACCATCACCATTGACAAACAG ATCCGCAATGAAGCAGATTATCTTTTTATGATGGACATTGACAGTGTTTTCTACAATCCTGTCGGAGGCGAGTCTCTCAGTCAGCTGTCTGCTGTGCTTCACAGGGGCTACTACAAG AATACCAACAGGGATGCTTTTCCATATGAGCGTCGGCCCTTGTCAGAAGCCTACATACCTGCTGGAGAGGGAGACTACTATTacactgctgctgtgtgggGTGGATACTTGGAGGAGATGTACAAGCTTGTCAA ataCTGTTACATGAAGTCAGAGGAGGACAAAAAGAACGGGATTGAAGCTGTGTGGCAGGAAGAGAGTCACCTCAACAA ATACCTGCTGTACAACAAACCAACCAAGGTGCTGTCTCCAGAGTACCTGTGGTCAGACTATGATGCTGTACCAGCAGACATTCGAGTCAAAAGGATCTCCCAGCTGGTTAAGGACTATAAGGAAGTGCGGCCAAATGGTGGACACTGA